In one window of Bradyrhizobium sp. AZCC 1721 DNA:
- a CDS encoding metallophosphoesterase family protein yields MLEGLLVIIGMEVVLLVSIAAMTFHHRRMDVLSGRYFANDQSAHVTPDLGIEQLECEQTARQKDVLTAPLDERSKPPLPRSSEPTRVRRWELWRSYIRHLRAASADRAWGSRRAQSMSKANLSTGTLGQGNQTHAALPEGIRIYAVGDVHGRSDLLQRLLAAIDADCEQRPVPRPITVFVGDYIDRGPDSRSVLDLLLRWQQSHQAIFLRGNHETFLPRFLTDPRSLDEWRQYGGLETLLSYGLKPSINPDRNEQTMLATEFAETLPREHLDFLQALELTFSCGGFLFVHAGVRPGVPIHEQTEDDLLWIRDDFLNWEQPFERFVVHGHTPVNEPDLRLNRINIDTGAYATGRLTCIVIENTAVTRLASDEIQLDGTFSVPSTRAAPDPARA; encoded by the coding sequence ATGCTCGAAGGGCTCCTTGTCATTATTGGCATGGAAGTGGTTCTACTCGTTTCAATCGCAGCGATGACGTTTCATCACAGGCGAATGGATGTGCTTAGTGGACGCTACTTTGCAAACGATCAAAGCGCTCACGTGACGCCTGATTTGGGTATCGAGCAGCTCGAATGCGAGCAAACGGCACGACAGAAGGACGTGCTGACCGCTCCGCTCGACGAGAGGTCAAAACCGCCTCTGCCCCGTAGCTCCGAACCGACACGTGTTCGGAGGTGGGAGTTGTGGCGCTCGTACATTCGCCACCTTAGAGCGGCGTCGGCGGATCGAGCTTGGGGTTCGCGACGCGCGCAATCCATGTCGAAGGCTAACCTCTCGACCGGCACGCTTGGCCAGGGCAACCAAACGCATGCGGCACTCCCCGAAGGTATTCGAATATATGCAGTGGGCGACGTGCACGGCCGCTCCGATCTTCTGCAGAGGCTGTTGGCCGCAATCGATGCCGATTGCGAACAACGTCCGGTCCCCCGCCCAATTACCGTCTTCGTCGGTGACTATATCGACAGGGGACCCGACTCGCGAAGTGTGCTCGATCTGCTGCTACGATGGCAGCAGTCCCACCAAGCAATCTTCCTTCGCGGAAACCATGAAACATTCTTGCCGCGTTTCCTTACCGATCCACGAAGCTTGGACGAATGGCGACAGTACGGCGGTCTCGAAACCCTGCTGTCTTACGGTCTTAAACCGAGCATCAATCCTGATCGAAACGAACAGACCATGCTGGCGACCGAGTTCGCGGAAACTCTTCCGAGAGAGCATCTCGATTTTCTGCAAGCGCTCGAATTGACGTTTAGCTGTGGCGGCTTTCTCTTCGTCCATGCCGGCGTTCGCCCCGGCGTTCCAATCCACGAGCAGACCGAGGATGATCTGCTCTGGATCCGTGACGATTTTCTCAACTGGGAACAGCCGTTCGAACGCTTCGTAGTGCACGGCCATACACCGGTGAACGAGCCCGATCTGCGGCTGAACCGGATCAATATCGACACGGGAGCCTACGCAACAGGACGGCTTACCTGCATCGTCATCGAAAACACTGCCGTTACCCGGTTAGCCAGTGACGAGATTCAGTTGGACGGAACGTTCAGCGTTCCTTCAACGCGTGCTGCGCCTGATCCTGCAAGGGCTTGA
- a CDS encoding acyltransferase: MDSRFDHRITEEQADEWLALCRRFFQLLAARKKRQFNRRVSIADLLSERHDNAAACGFGEGTTMYDNVLVLSEVTVGRNTWIGPGCILDGSGGSLEIGDWCSISAGVQIYTHNTVNRSTSLGAEPVDYAPTRIGHGVYIGPNAIIQMGVTVGDRAVIGANSLVNRDIPPGAKAFGSPARLYGIEASRPKSGRPDE; the protein is encoded by the coding sequence ATGGACTCAAGGTTTGATCATCGGATAACCGAAGAACAGGCTGACGAATGGTTGGCGCTCTGCCGGCGCTTTTTTCAACTTCTTGCAGCTCGCAAGAAGCGACAGTTCAATCGAAGAGTGTCGATCGCGGACCTACTTTCCGAACGCCATGACAACGCTGCCGCTTGTGGGTTCGGAGAGGGCACGACAATGTATGATAATGTGCTCGTTCTGAGTGAGGTCACCGTTGGACGAAATACTTGGATCGGTCCGGGCTGCATTCTGGATGGATCGGGTGGGAGTCTTGAGATCGGCGATTGGTGCTCCATTTCCGCCGGTGTTCAGATCTACACACACAACACCGTGAATCGCTCTACCTCGCTTGGAGCGGAGCCGGTCGACTACGCGCCGACAAGGATCGGTCACGGGGTCTACATCGGTCCAAATGCCATCATTCAGATGGGGGTCACGGTAGGTGACAGAGCGGTGATCGGCGCAAACTCACTGGTCAATCGGGATATCCCACCAGGAGCTAAGGCGTTCGGGTCTCCTGCACGACTTTACGGCATTGAAGCATCTCGGCCGAAATCCGGACGGCCCGACGAGTAA
- a CDS encoding DUF4082 domain-containing protein, translated as MIGLGAVASTFTEIAEARFAGLTAEVRVPAPAAAEPAMSDPVVLLGRVPSAPLAPTIIGSSAPPPAAAAICGCGYFLAPTQVLDQIAAHTAHVRLSGQVNDSRVSGGADFLLTGQAGIMGASVSAEMSLQNVAPIKDWALVGGQADPGPGSGQGGVLSGSVTTATASSATTTASPNVVAAAAAASTNAIVLENQKQGTPQSVWDIDGAGSSNIEGFATDISVDNGNRVDFKINTNSSNYRIEIYRLGYYGGMGARLVTTIQHTGVQNQPAPLRDATTGLVDAGNWSVSASWDIPADAVSGVYIAKLVRQDGTFGENHIPFIVRDDSSTSDIIFQTSDTTWQAYNGWGGANFYGGNGPATGQGAGRAYAVSYNRPIATRGGIGQAAGPQDYLFGAEYSAIYWLEQNGYDVSYMAGVDTDRYGSLLLNHKMYLDVGHDEYWSGQQRDNVQAARDAGVNLSFWSGNEMYWRTRWGNSISSDGTAYRTLISYKETWANSSIDPTNQWTGTFRDPRFSPPATGGGIPENALIGQLFQVDDVGVTQPDALKAITIPYDDANLRFWRNTSVANLQQGQTATLTKNYLGYEWDEAPDNGFDPAGLVRLSSTTLPVSTYLLDYGNTVGAGVSTHNLTLYRAPSGALVFGAGTVYWSWGLSDNHDLQPTPSDPRVQQAMVNLLADMGIQPGTLQSGLVPTTASTDTTAPTSTINPIASFTAQSVVTISGTASDLGGGVIGAVEVSTDGGVTWYNAIGDENWTYTWSPQVAGTYTIKSRAVDDSINLETPSAGRTVVVSAPSYITLFSGSATPAIVNVTDASAVELGVKFQSSVAGTVSGIRFYKGSQDTGTHTGELWSSTGTLLATATFTNETASGWQSVTFSNPVTLTPNTTYVASYHTNVGHYSVSPDYFTSNVTSGPLTAFANGNGVYVYSSNRAFPTNTYSGENYWVDVMFNPSTVNGVPVAANDVGPTIAQNLAATIAASSLISNDSDPDGDALSVIGVSAPTHGTVVLNTQPNPQNNTITFTPDSGYTGPASFSYTISDGRGGTATAQVSFTVAPPGAAPVSLFSASNIPAQTSLNDGQQLEVGVKFTSSVAGQITALKFYRSASDTGADVVDLWTSTGTLLASATFTNTAASGWQTVNLSSAVSIAANTTYVASYHTTGAYVATNNYFTTAVTNGPLTAPSTTTVAGGNGVYSYGGTSTTGIFPTNTYGAANYWVDVVFSPSGTSNIAPTAVADSGDATEKGGPNNGTGGSAATGNVLANDTDPDAGDTKTVSAVSFGATAGTLGTALAGAYGSLVLNASGAYTYTVNETASAVQALRLSTNTLTEVFNYTMRDAAGATSSTTLTVTIHGANDAPVLAVQTSDQSASVGSAFSLTLPAGTFTDVDSGDTLTYAATALDGAALPAWLTFNGATRSFSGTPTSTGTVGVRVSVTDAGGLTTSETFNIVVMSTPNTPPTAVADTGDATERGGTNNATGGSVATGNVLTNDTDENAGDTKTVSAVSFGATAGTLGTALAGAYGSLVLNASGVYTYTVNETASAVQALRLSTNTLTEVFNYTMRDAAGATSSTTLTVTIHGANDAPVLAVQTGDQNTTVGSTFSLTLPAGTFADVDSGDTLTYAATALDGSALPAWLTFDGVTRTFSGTPTSTGTVGVRVSVTDAGGLTTNETFNIVVTPLTVSLFSSSDTPAILSDPDTAQVNLGVRFTSSSAGTITGIKYYKGANDTGTHTGSLWSSTGTLLATATFTNETASGWQTVTFSNPVAIDAGTTYVASYHSNGHYAATGNYFTTARVNGPLTAPASNNGVYVYGTGNLFPTSTYGAANYWVDVIFSPASSGTNQAPVASNDSGFNVTQNTPLSVAASSLLANDTDPDGDTLTITGAGSGVNGTASFNAQNNTVVFTPNSGYTGPASFTYAISDGRGGTANATASLTVNAASASIVSLFSSNPTPSLVSVNDPNSVELGLKFQASSTGDVTGLRFYKGASNTGTHVAHLWTSTGTLLATATFTNETASGWQQVDFATPVTITAGTTYVASYHTSGNYAADPGLFNSAVTNGPLTAPSSATSGGNGVYAYGSGALFPTNSYNSTSYGVDVLFRPQLVA; from the coding sequence ATGATCGGCTTAGGTGCCGTCGCGTCGACATTCACTGAAATCGCCGAGGCTCGCTTCGCAGGGTTGACAGCGGAAGTTCGAGTGCCAGCCCCTGCGGCAGCCGAGCCAGCAATGTCAGATCCCGTTGTGCTCCTAGGCAGGGTCCCTTCCGCGCCGTTGGCCCCAACTATCATTGGCTCATCTGCGCCCCCTCCGGCGGCTGCCGCCATTTGTGGTTGCGGCTACTTCCTTGCTCCAACACAGGTGCTCGACCAGATAGCGGCGCACACGGCGCATGTGCGTTTGAGCGGCCAAGTGAATGACAGCCGAGTGTCAGGCGGAGCAGATTTCCTGTTAACCGGCCAAGCCGGGATCATGGGAGCCTCAGTCAGCGCGGAGATGTCTTTACAGAATGTTGCTCCAATCAAAGATTGGGCGTTGGTAGGAGGCCAGGCCGATCCGGGGCCTGGGAGCGGCCAAGGCGGAGTTCTGTCGGGTTCGGTTACGACTGCAACGGCTTCGAGTGCGACCACAACGGCATCGCCCAACGTTGTCGCGGCCGCCGCGGCAGCGTCCACAAACGCGATCGTTCTCGAGAATCAGAAGCAAGGAACCCCACAAAGCGTGTGGGATATCGACGGCGCTGGCAGTTCGAATATCGAAGGCTTTGCTACCGACATCAGCGTCGATAATGGCAACAGAGTTGACTTCAAGATCAATACGAACTCATCGAACTACCGGATCGAGATCTATCGCCTCGGATACTACGGCGGCATGGGCGCTCGATTGGTCACCACGATCCAGCACACGGGCGTACAAAATCAGCCTGCGCCGCTGCGCGACGCGACCACGGGCCTAGTCGATGCCGGCAATTGGTCTGTTTCCGCATCCTGGGACATTCCGGCGGATGCAGTGTCCGGCGTCTACATTGCGAAGCTCGTGCGCCAGGATGGAACCTTCGGCGAAAATCATATCCCATTCATCGTGAGGGATGACAGCAGCACCAGCGACATCATTTTCCAAACGTCGGACACGACGTGGCAGGCCTATAATGGCTGGGGCGGAGCAAATTTCTATGGCGGCAACGGTCCAGCAACGGGTCAAGGCGCAGGACGCGCGTATGCGGTGAGTTACAACCGTCCGATTGCCACCCGTGGCGGAATTGGTCAGGCCGCCGGTCCACAAGATTATTTGTTCGGGGCCGAGTACTCGGCGATCTACTGGCTGGAGCAGAACGGTTACGATGTCTCCTACATGGCAGGCGTCGATACTGACCGTTACGGCAGCTTGCTCCTTAACCACAAAATGTATCTCGACGTTGGCCACGACGAATACTGGTCGGGGCAGCAACGCGACAACGTCCAGGCGGCACGCGATGCCGGCGTGAATTTGTCGTTCTGGAGCGGCAACGAGATGTATTGGCGCACGCGCTGGGGCAACAGCATAAGTAGCGACGGCACAGCCTACCGCACATTGATCTCCTATAAAGAGACCTGGGCAAATTCGTCGATTGATCCGACAAACCAGTGGACCGGAACGTTTCGTGATCCGCGCTTCAGCCCGCCGGCGACCGGCGGAGGTATTCCGGAAAATGCCTTGATCGGACAGTTGTTCCAGGTCGATGATGTCGGCGTCACCCAACCCGACGCCCTGAAGGCAATCACCATTCCCTACGACGACGCCAACCTGCGCTTTTGGCGCAATACCAGCGTCGCCAATCTTCAGCAGGGGCAGACGGCGACGCTGACGAAGAACTATCTCGGCTATGAGTGGGATGAAGCGCCCGACAACGGGTTCGATCCGGCCGGCCTGGTCCGGCTCTCCTCGACAACGCTCCCAGTCAGTACCTATCTACTCGACTACGGCAACACAGTCGGAGCTGGCGTCTCGACACATAATCTAACCCTCTATCGCGCGCCGAGCGGCGCATTGGTCTTCGGCGCCGGAACGGTCTACTGGTCGTGGGGCCTGAGCGACAATCACGACCTGCAACCAACTCCCAGCGACCCGCGCGTCCAACAGGCGATGGTCAACCTTCTGGCCGACATGGGCATCCAGCCGGGAACGCTTCAGTCGGGGCTGGTCCCCACGACCGCCTCAACCGATACCACCGCTCCAACCTCCACCATCAATCCGATAGCAAGCTTTACCGCGCAAAGCGTGGTCACAATTTCCGGTACGGCATCGGACCTTGGTGGTGGCGTGATCGGCGCCGTAGAGGTTTCGACTGACGGTGGAGTAACCTGGTATAATGCAATCGGCGACGAGAATTGGACCTATACATGGTCGCCGCAGGTTGCCGGGACCTACACGATCAAGAGCCGCGCGGTCGACGATTCCATCAATCTGGAAACGCCTTCAGCAGGTCGCACCGTAGTCGTCTCTGCTCCATCTTACATTACGCTTTTCTCGGGCTCGGCAACTCCTGCTATCGTCAACGTCACGGATGCAAGCGCGGTCGAGCTAGGCGTGAAGTTTCAAAGCTCGGTGGCCGGTACTGTAAGCGGGATCCGCTTCTACAAGGGTAGCCAGGATACGGGCACCCACACAGGCGAACTTTGGTCCAGTACAGGTACCTTGCTGGCGACCGCTACCTTTACAAACGAAACCGCATCCGGCTGGCAGAGCGTGACCTTCTCCAATCCGGTCACACTGACGCCGAACACCACTTATGTCGCTTCCTATCACACGAATGTGGGCCATTACTCCGTCAGCCCTGACTATTTCACGAGCAATGTGACAAGCGGTCCACTGACCGCTTTCGCCAATGGCAACGGCGTGTATGTCTACAGCAGCAACCGCGCGTTCCCGACAAATACGTATTCGGGAGAGAATTACTGGGTTGACGTGATGTTCAATCCGTCCACCGTCAATGGCGTACCGGTGGCCGCGAACGACGTCGGGCCAACCATCGCACAGAATTTGGCTGCGACAATCGCAGCATCGTCCCTGATCAGCAACGACAGCGATCCCGATGGCGATGCATTGAGTGTCATCGGGGTGAGCGCACCAACGCACGGCACCGTCGTGCTTAATACCCAGCCCAATCCGCAGAACAATACCATCACATTCACGCCCGATTCCGGCTATACCGGTCCGGCTAGCTTCAGCTACACGATTTCGGACGGACGCGGCGGGACCGCTACAGCGCAGGTTAGCTTCACGGTAGCACCACCCGGAGCGGCTCCGGTAAGCCTGTTCAGCGCGTCAAATATACCGGCACAGACCAGCCTTAATGACGGGCAACAGCTCGAGGTCGGGGTGAAGTTCACCTCCTCCGTGGCCGGTCAGATTACGGCGCTGAAGTTCTATCGCAGCGCCAGCGACACTGGCGCCGACGTCGTTGATCTCTGGACCTCGACAGGCACCCTTCTTGCCAGCGCGACCTTTACCAACACGGCAGCCTCCGGCTGGCAGACGGTGAATCTGTCGTCCGCGGTTTCCATCGCCGCCAATACCACCTACGTTGCCTCCTACCACACGACCGGCGCCTATGTGGCGACCAACAATTACTTCACAACGGCCGTCACGAACGGCCCCTTGACTGCCCCCTCCACCACGACGGTCGCCGGCGGCAACGGGGTGTATTCATATGGCGGCACCAGCACGACCGGCATCTTCCCGACCAATACCTATGGCGCCGCAAATTATTGGGTCGATGTCGTGTTTTCGCCGAGCGGCACCAGCAACATCGCGCCGACGGCGGTGGCCGATAGCGGCGACGCCACCGAAAAAGGCGGCCCCAACAATGGTACCGGCGGCTCCGCCGCCACGGGCAATGTGCTGGCTAACGATACTGATCCGGATGCCGGCGACACCAAGACCGTGTCAGCCGTGAGCTTCGGCGCGACCGCGGGTACGCTCGGCACGGCACTCGCCGGTGCGTATGGCAGTCTCGTGCTCAATGCTTCGGGCGCGTACACCTACACCGTCAATGAGACCGCCTCCGCCGTGCAGGCGTTGCGGCTATCGACCAACACGCTGACCGAGGTCTTCAACTACACCATGCGCGATGCCGCCGGCGCCACTTCGTCGACGACACTTACGGTTACTATTCATGGCGCAAACGACGCCCCGGTGCTTGCGGTCCAGACCAGCGATCAATCCGCGAGCGTCGGCTCGGCCTTCTCCCTGACGCTCCCCGCCGGCACGTTCACCGATGTCGATAGCGGCGACACGTTGACCTACGCCGCGACTGCCCTCGACGGGGCAGCGCTCCCCGCATGGCTGACGTTTAACGGAGCGACACGGTCGTTCAGTGGAACACCCACCTCGACTGGCACGGTCGGTGTGCGGGTTTCAGTTACCGATGCTGGCGGCCTCACCACCAGTGAGACCTTCAATATTGTTGTGATGTCGACGCCGAATACGCCACCGACGGCGGTAGCCGATACCGGCGACGCCACCGAAAGAGGCGGTACCAACAACGCCACCGGCGGCTCGGTCGCCACCGGCAATGTGCTGACCAACGACACCGATGAGAATGCGGGCGACACCAAGACTGTGTCAGCCGTGAGCTTCGGCGCGACCGCGGGTACGCTCGGCACGGCACTCGCCGGTGCGTATGGCAGTCTCGTGCTCAATGCTTCGGGCGTGTACACCTACACCGTCAATGAGACCGCCTCAGCCGTGCAGGCGTTGCGGCTATCGACCAACACGCTGACCGAGGTCTTCAACTACACCATGCGCGATGCCGCCGGCGCCACTTCGTCGACGACACTTACGGTTACTATTCATGGCGCAAATGATGCGCCGGTGCTTGCGGTCCAGACCGGTGATCAGAACACGACCGTCGGCTCGACCTTCTCCCTGACGTTACCTGCCGGCACGTTCGCCGATGTCGATAGCGGCGACACGTTGACCTACGCCGCGACTGCCCTCGACGGGTCAGCACTTCCCGCATGGCTGACGTTTGACGGAGTGACACGGACGTTCAGCGGAACACCCACCTCGACCGGCACGGTCGGTGTGCGGGTTTCAGTTACCGACGCTGGCGGCCTCACCACCAATGAGACCTTCAACATCGTGGTGACGCCGCTCACCGTGAGCCTGTTCTCAAGTTCGGACACGCCGGCGATACTATCGGACCCCGATACGGCGCAGGTTAATCTCGGCGTGCGGTTCACCTCATCCTCGGCAGGCACCATCACGGGGATCAAATACTATAAGGGAGCCAACGATACCGGTACCCATACCGGCTCGTTGTGGAGCAGCACGGGCACTCTGCTCGCAACCGCAACATTCACAAATGAAACGGCGAGCGGCTGGCAGACCGTGACGTTCAGTAACCCGGTAGCAATCGACGCCGGGACTACTTACGTGGCCAGCTATCACAGCAACGGCCATTACGCAGCTACTGGCAACTACTTCACTACCGCGCGCGTGAATGGACCGCTCACGGCGCCTGCCAGCAACAACGGCGTCTACGTCTACGGGACCGGCAATCTGTTCCCCACGAGCACCTATGGTGCAGCCAACTACTGGGTCGACGTGATCTTCAGCCCCGCAAGCAGCGGAACTAACCAGGCACCCGTTGCGTCGAATGATTCCGGCTTCAATGTTACTCAGAACACCCCACTTTCCGTGGCAGCGTCGAGCTTGCTTGCCAACGACACTGATCCGGACGGCGATACCTTGACGATCACGGGCGCAGGTAGCGGTGTCAACGGCACCGCAAGCTTCAACGCCCAAAACAACACGGTAGTGTTCACGCCCAACTCCGGCTATACGGGACCGGCGTCGTTTACATATGCCATCTCGGACGGCCGCGGCGGGACGGCCAACGCAACGGCTTCTTTGACCGTCAACGCGGCATCTGCGAGCATCGTAAGCCTGTTCAGCTCCAATCCGACACCGAGCTTGGTATCAGTCAATGACCCGAACTCAGTCGAGCTCGGGCTCAAATTCCAGGCGTCCAGTACCGGAGACGTCACAGGGCTGCGCTTCTACAAGGGCGCGTCGAACACCGGCACCCATGTCGCGCATCTCTGGACCAGCACCGGTACCCTGCTTGCAACCGCCACCTTTACCAACGAGACGGCGAGCGGCTGGCAGCAGGTGGACTTCGCCACACCGGTGACGATCACGGCCGGGACAACGTATGTTGCGTCCTATCACACGTCAGGAAACTACGCCGCCGATCCCGGCCTGTTTAACTCGGCGGTTACCAACGGACCGCTGACTGCACCATCGTCCGCGACGAGTGGAGGAAACGGCGTGTACGCTTATGGATCAGGCGCCCTTTTCCCAACGAATAGCTACAACTCCACGAGTTATGGCGTCGACGTTCTGTTCCGTCCGCAACTTGTGGCCTGA